The following proteins are co-located in the Pseudomonas antarctica genome:
- the glnK gene encoding P-II family nitrogen regulator — MKLVTAIIKPFKLDDVRESLSEIGVQGITVTEVKGFGRQKGHTELYRGAEYVVDFLPKVKIDVAIDDKDLDRVIEAITKAANTGKIGDGKIFVVNLEQAIRIRTGETDTDAI; from the coding sequence ATGAAGCTAGTCACTGCCATCATCAAGCCGTTCAAGTTGGACGATGTACGCGAGTCGTTGTCCGAGATCGGCGTGCAGGGCATTACCGTTACTGAGGTCAAGGGCTTCGGTCGGCAGAAGGGTCATACCGAGCTGTATCGTGGCGCGGAATACGTGGTCGATTTTCTGCCGAAGGTGAAGATTGATGTCGCCATTGACGACAAGGATCTTGACCGTGTTATCGAGGCGATAACCAAGGCGGCCAACACCGGCAAGATCGGTGACGGCAAGATCTTCGTGGTCAATCTGGAACAGGCTATTCGCATCCGTACCGGCGAAACCGATA
- a CDS encoding accessory factor UbiK family protein — MLAPKDLLDALSGHASRLFSGDTPLPRNEIESQFKALLQSGFSKLDLVSREEFDSQMVVLARTRARLESLEAKVAELEARLTPPTE, encoded by the coding sequence ATGCTCGCGCCCAAAGACCTTCTCGACGCCCTGAGCGGCCACGCCTCTCGCCTTTTCAGCGGCGACACCCCGCTGCCCCGCAACGAAATCGAAAGCCAGTTCAAAGCGTTGCTGCAAAGCGGCTTCAGCAAGCTCGACCTGGTGAGCCGGGAAGAGTTTGACAGCCAGATGGTCGTACTGGCCCGCACCCGTGCGCGGCTGGAGAGCCTGGAGGCGAAGGTGGCGGAGTTGGAAGCCAGGTTAACGCCGCCCACTGAGTAA